GGCGCCGCCGTCGCTTGGAGCCGGCTCCGCCTGGGGCGCCACACGCCCGCCCAGGTGGTGGCCGGCTTCCTCTTCGGCCTCGCCTGCGCGGGCGCGCTGCTCGCCCGGACTCTCCCCCCGCCCCCCTGAGCGCGCGACCGGCCCGTCGACCGCCGGGGACGAAGCGCGTCAAGGCGGGTCTTCTGGCGGCGCTCCCCGCTGCTCCGCGCGAGGAAGCCCGTCCGCCCCCCGACAGCCTTTGCGACCGCTCCCCCCGGCGTTCCCCCTATCCTCTTCCGCGTCGGCGGAGAGGAGATGGGAGAGGGATGGCACCCGAAATCGCCGCCCGGGGCCGTCGCGCCGGCCGCCACGCGCTTCTGCCGGCGGGCGCCCTCCTGTTCGCCCTGGCCCTCTGGCTCGCGCCCCTCCTGGCCCGGGCGCTGGCCCGCCCGCCCGTCGTCGGCCTTGCCGTCGCCCGCTCCCTGCGCCTCGACGGGGCTGTGGACGGGACGCTGGCGGCCGCCGGCGGCGATCTCTGGGCGGTGGTGGCGCGGCCCCGGGAGCTGGCCGCCGCGCGCCGGTCGCCCGCCGGCGGCTGGCGCTGGGCCCCGGCCCTGTCCTGGCCGGCCGGCTTCCCCGTCGGCCGCCTGCAGGGCGTGGAGGCGCTGGCCGACGGGCGCGGCGGGTTGCACGTGCTGCTGCTGACGGCCCCCGTCCAGGCCGCGGGCGGCCCCGCCTCGGCGCCGCCCACCGTCTGGTACGCGCGCCTGGAGGCGGCCCGTTGGCGGGGGCCGGAACGCGTGGGCCGGGGCGACCTCCTCCGCTGGCAGCTCCTTCCCGGGACGGCGGGCTCGATCCCCGTCGTCACCCTGGCGGCGGGCTTCGACGCGGCAGGTCGGCCCGTCGAGCGGACGCTGGTGCGGACGAGGGCGGGCTGGCGGCCGGGGAGGACGGCGGCGGAGGTACCGCCCCCGCCGCCGCAGGGCTGGCAGTACGTCTGGGAGGCGGCGCCTGCGGACGGAGGCCGGGCGTGGATGGAGCTGGTCGGACGCGAGGGGGAGGACTTCCTGGAGGTGGTGCGCACGGCGGGGGACGGCCGCCTCCTCGCTGACCTGGGTCGCCTCCGGGCGCCGGTGGCCACCGACGCGCCGGTCTTCCGCCTGCTGGAGGCGGGCTCGCGCTGGTGGGTGATCTACACCGACACCGTCGGCCGCCCGCTCTCGGCGGGCGGGCCGCAGCTCCGCTTTTCGGAGGAGCTCCGCCTCTACGCCCCGCCCGCGCGGCCGGGAGCCGGCCAGGAGTGGCCGCTGGCGGCCGCCTTCGAGACGGGGCGGGCGCCGCTGCCCGGCCTTGCGCTGGCTCCCGGCGGCAGCCGGGCCCTGGCCGGCACGGCGGACGGGCGGCTCTTTCTGCTCTGGCGGCCGGCGCCCGACGGTACGGGGGCCGGCGCGGGCCTCTGGCTGACCGAGCTCGACCCGCAGCCCCGCTAGGCCGCCGGCGCGCGTCTCCGGGAGGGCGGGCGGCGCCCCGTCGCTTCCGGTCTCTTCCTCCCTCCTTTGCGCGCCTGCCGGGAAGGGCTTTCGCCCTCCCTGTCGAACAGCTTCTCGTATTTCGTGGAAGCGATTTCATCTTGGCTGAAACGTCTTTCATTTTTTGCGGAAACGCTCGCCGCAACCGGGCCGGCGCGGGGGTGATCCTGCTGGCGACGATTCGCGAGGTGGCCACCCTGGCCGGGGTCAGCCCCGCCACCGTCTCCCGCGTGCTCAACGGCCGCGGGCCGGTCCGCGAGGCGACGCGCCGGCGGGTGCTCGAAGCCGTGGAGGCGCTGGGATTCACGCCCAACGGGCTGGCGCGCGGTCTGGCCAAGGGCGTGACCCGTACCATCGGCCTCGTCCTTCCCGACATCGCCAACCCCTACTTCCCCGCCCTCGCCCGCGGCGTCGCGGACGCCGCGCGGGCGGCCGGCTTCGCCGTCATCCTGGGCAACAGCGACAACGATCCCGAGCAGGAGGCGGCCCACGTCCGGGTGATGCGCGAGCGCTGGGTGGACGGCCTGATTATCGCCTCCAGCGGCCAGCCCGAACGCCTCTCGGTGCTGGTGGGCCAGGTGCCCGTCGTGCTGATCGACCGCCGGGCGACCGGCTGGGCGGCCGACTCCGTCTCCACCGACAACCGGCTCGGCGGTCGGCTGGCCGTGGCGCACCTGCTGGCGCGCGGGCGGCGGCGCATCGCCCATCTGGGCGGACCGGCGGGGGTGGCCTCGGCCGCCGACCGCGCCCTGGGCTTCTCCGACGCCCTGCGCGAGGCGGGCCTGGAGCCGGATCCCCGCCTGGTCAGTCAGGGGCCCTTCGACTTCGCCAGCGGTTACGAGCGGACGCGGGCGCTGATCGAGGGGGGAGTCGACTTCGACGCCATCTTCGCCGCCAACGACCTCCTGGCCGTCGGGGCCATCCAGGCCTGCCAGGACGCGGGCCTCGAGGTGCCGGCACGGGTGGCGGTGGTCGGCTTCGACGACATCCTGCTGGCGCGCCTGGTCCGCCCGCGCCTGACCACCGTGGTGCAACCGGCCTACCGGGTGGGCGCCCTGGCCTGGGAGCGGCTCTCGGCCCGCATCGCGGCGCGGGCGGCCGGCGCCGCGGGGGGGCCGCCGGTGGACGTGCAGCTGACGCCGCGCCTGGCGGTTCGCGAATCGGCCTGATCCCGGTCCTGGAACGCGCGAGGAGGTAGGTACCCGTCATGGCAAGGATCGCGGTGGTCGGCAGCCTCAACATGGATCTCGTGGTACGCCTTCCCCGCTGGCCGGCTCCGGGAGAGACGGTCCTGGGCGAGCGCTTCCTGCAGGTGCCGGGGGGCAAGGGCGCCAACCAGGCGGCGGCCGCGGCGGCGCTGGGCGGACACGTGGCCCTGGTGGGCCGCGTCGGCCGCGACGCCTTCGGGGCGGCCCTTCTGGAGAACCTGCGACGCTTCGGCGTCGCCCTGGAGGCGGTCGCCCTCGATCCGGAGGAAGCCACCGGCGTGGCGGTCATCGGCGTCGAGCCCGGCGGCGAGAACCGGATCGTGGTGGTCCCCGGGGCCAACGGGCGCCTCCGCCCGGAGGACCTGGAGTCGCCGGCCTGTGCGCCGCTCTGGGAGGAGGCGGAGGTGCTGCTCCTGCAGTGCGAGATCCCCGTGGAGACGCTCCTCGCCGCCGCCCGCCTGGGCCGGCGCCACGGCCTGACCGTCCTCCTCGACCCGGCGCCGCCGGTCCCCCTCCCCGACGAGCTCTGGTCGTATGTGGACGCCTGCCTGCCCAACCAGGTGGAAGCCGGGGTCCTGACCGGGCGGCGGGTGGGGGACCTGACCTCGGCGCGGCTGGCGGCGGCCGACCTGCTCGACCGCGGGCTGCGCTGGGTGGCCGTCAAGCTGGGTGCCCAGGGGGTCCTGGTGGGCGAAGGGAGCGACTTTCTCCACATCGCCGGCCTGCCGGTTCCGACCGTGGACACCACCGCCGCCGGCGACGTCTTCGCCGGCGCCCTGGCGGTGGGGCTGACCGAGGGGTTGGCCTTCGCGGCCGCGGCCAGCTTCGCCAACCGGGCGGCGGCCATCTCCACCACCCGCGCCGGCGCCCAGAGCTCCATCCCGCGGCGGGAGGAAGTAGGCGATCCTCTCCGCCCTCTTCCGCGAAGGGAGTGATGGACAAGGCCGAGCTCCTGGCTGTACCGACGTCTCGCGCAAAGGAAGCACAGACGGAAGGCTTTCGCGACAGAGGGGGGTTCTCCATGAGCTCCATGAGGAAGTGGCGACGGCTGGGCGCGGCCCTGGCGGCCGGCTCCCTGCTCCTCCTGGCGGGCTGCGGCGGATCCGGCTCCTCCGGTCCGTCCGCCTCCGGCAGCGGTTCGCAACCCGCCTCCGGCACGACGTCCAAGCCCTTCAAGGTGGCCCTGGTGGTCAACGGGACGCTGGGCGACAAGGGCTTCTTTGACAGTGCGGCGGCCGGCCTGCAGCGCGCCCACGACGAGCTGGGCGTCGACATCAAGATCCTCCAGGCCGATCCCAAGAACCCGCAGGAGTGGCTGCAGAACCTGCAGTCCGTCTCCGACGGGAGCTACAACCTGGTCATCACCGGCTCCTCGCAGATGAAGGACAACCTGACGCAGGTGGCCAAGGCGGCGCCCAACCAGAAATTCGTCTACTTCGACGACACCGTCGACCTGCCCAACATCGCCAACATCATCTACAAGCAGAACGAGGGCTCCTACCTGGCGGGCGTCCTCGCCGGCCTGGTCACCACCGACACCAAGGACTTCCCGCTCAGCAAGGGGAGCAAGGTGGTGGGCGTCGTCGGCGGCATGGACATCCCCGTGATCAACGACTTCATCGTCGGCTTCACCCAGGGCGTCCACTCCGTCGATCCGGGCATCCGGGTGCTCAAGTCGTACGTGGGCGACTTCTCCAACCCCAACAAGGGCTATGACCAGGCCAAGGCCATGTACGACCAGGGCGCGGACATCGTCTACGCCGTCGCCGGCGGCTCGGGCCTGGGCGTACTCAAGGCCTCGGCCGACGCCAACCGTTACTCCATCGGCGTCGACTCGGATCAGAACGGCCTCTACCCGGGCCACGTCCTGGCCAGCATGGTGAAGCGCGTGGACAACTCGCTCTTCGACATGATCAAGGCGGCCAAGGACGGGACACTCCAGTACGGCGGCAAGGTCTACCCCTACGGCCTCACCAACCAGGGCGTGGGCCTGATCCTGGACACCAAGGACGTGCCCGCGAGCGTCCAGGAGCAGCTCAAGGCGGCCGAGCAGAAGGTGGCCGGCGGCCAGATCCAGGTGCAGACGGTGACCGGGGCCGGCGGCCAGTAGCCGCCAGGCGGCGGAGGGGCGGTCGCCGTCCGGCGGCCGGCCCCCCGCCCGTCCGGGCCCGGCCCGGGAGGAGCATGGGATGAGTCGGAGCGAGACGGCGCCTCCCGTCGTGGAGATGCGCAGGATCAGCAAGTTCTTCGGCGACCTGGCGGCCAACCTGGCGGTCGACTTCGAGACCCGCGCGGGCGAGGTCCACGCGCTGCTGGGCGAGAACGGGGCGGGCAAGACCACCCTGATGAACATCCTCTTCGGCATGCTCGAGCCCGACGAGGGCGAGATCCGGGTGCACGGCCGGCCCGTCCGCCTGCAGAGCCCGCTGGACGCCCGCCGCCAGCGTATCGGCATGGTCCACCAGCACTTCAAGCTGGTCCCCTCGCTGACGGTGGCCGAGAACATCTTCCTGGGGCAGGAGCGCACCCGCGGGCCCTTCGTCGACCTGCGCCGCGCCCGCGAGGAGGTCGCCCGCCTGGCGGAGCGATACGGCCTGGCGGTCGATCCGGCGGCGCGCGTCGACCGCCTCTCCGTCGGCGTCCGCCAGCGGGTGGAGATCCTCAAGGCGCTCTCGTACGACGCCGAGGTGCTCATCCTCGACGAGCCCACGGCCGTTCTGACGCCTCAGGAGACGCAGGAGCTCTTCCGCATCGTGCGCGGTTTCGCCGCCATGGGCAAGGCGGTCGTCTTCATCACCCACAAGCTCCACGAGGTGAAGGAGGTGGCCGACCGCCTGACCGTGATGCGCCAGGGAAGGAAGGTGGCCACCATGGCCACCGGCGAGGCGAGCGAGGACGAGATCGCGCGGCTGATGGTGGGTCGCGACGTGCAGATGCGCGTCCCCAAGGCCCCCGCCCGGCCGGGCGAACCGGTCCTCGAGGTGCGCGGGCTCTGGGGCCTCTCCGACCAGGATCGTCCCGCGGTGCGCGACGTCACCTTCGACGTGCGCCGCGGCGAGATCGTGGGCATCGCGGGCGTGGAGGGGAACGGCCAGTCGGAGCTGGTCGAGATCCTGGCCGGCCTCCGGCCCGCAGCGGCGGGCCGGATCCTCCTCCTGGGCCGCGACGTGACGCGCGCCGGCGTGGCCGAGCGCCGCCGCGCCGGCCTCGCCCACGTGCCCGAGGACCGCATGGAGCGCGGCGTCAGCCCCCGCGCCAGCGTCCAGGAGAACCTGGCCGCCGGCCACTACGAGGCCTCGGGCCTGGCGCGGCACGGTCTCGTCGACCTGCGCCGCCTGCGCTCCTGGGCCGAGGAGCTGCTGCGCAGCTACGACGTCCGCGGCGCGACGCTAGCCTCGCCGGTGGCCTCGCTCTCCGGCGGCAACATCCAGAAGGTGGTCCTGGCGCGGGAGATCGCCCTCCAGCCGGAGCTGCTCATCGCGGCGCAGCCGACGCGCGGCCTGGACGTGGGCGCCACCGAGTTCATCCACCGCAACCTGGTGGCGGAGCGCGACCGCGGCCGCGCCATCCTCCTGGTCTCCGCCGAGCTGAGCGAGGTGCTCTCCCTCTCCGACCGCATCCTGGTCATGTACCGGGGCGCCATCGTGGGTCGTTTCCACGCGGGCGAGGCGGACGAGGAGGAGCTGGGCCTCTATATGATGGGCGTCAAGCGGCAGGAAGGGGGCGATTCCGATGGCTGAGGCGGGTCGCGGCCTCGCCCGCGCCGGGCGTCTCCTGGCCCCTCTCCTGCAGCCGCTGGCCGCGGTGCTGACGGCGCTGGCGGCCGGGGTGCTGATCATCCTGGCCATCGGCAAGGATCCGGTCAGCGCCTACCAGAACTTTCTGGTCGCCACCTTCACCAGCCGCGTCCAGTTCGGCAACATGCTGGCCACCGCCACGCCGCTCGTCTTCACCGGCCTGGCGGTCGCCCTCTCCTTCCAGGCGGGCGTCTTCAACATCGGCGCGGAGGGCCAGCTCTACCTGGGCGCCTTCTGGGCGGCGGTGACGGCCGTCCGCCTGGCGGCGCTGCCCGCGCCGCTGGCCGTCCTGCTCAGCCTGCTGGCGGGAACGCTGGCCGGGGCGCTCTGGGGGCTCGTCCCGGGCTGGCTGCGGGCCTACCTGCGCGTCAACGAGGTGGTGGCCACCATCATGCTCAACTACGTGGCCACGCTCCTCACCGAGTACCTGGTCAACAACCCCTTCAAGGATCCCACCGCCGGCGCCCCCATGACGCGGATGATCCCCGCACAGGAGT
The DNA window shown above is from Bacillota bacterium and carries:
- a CDS encoding LacI family transcriptional regulator translates to MILLATIREVATLAGVSPATVSRVLNGRGPVREATRRRVLEAVEALGFTPNGLARGLAKGVTRTIGLVLPDIANPYFPALARGVADAARAAGFAVILGNSDNDPEQEAAHVRVMRERWVDGLIIASSGQPERLSVLVGQVPVVLIDRRATGWAADSVSTDNRLGGRLAVAHLLARGRRRIAHLGGPAGVASAADRALGFSDALREAGLEPDPRLVSQGPFDFASGYERTRALIEGGVDFDAIFAANDLLAVGAIQACQDAGLEVPARVAVVGFDDILLARLVRPRLTTVVQPAYRVGALAWERLSARIAARAAGAAGGPPVDVQLTPRLAVRESA
- the rbsK gene encoding ribokinase, whose amino-acid sequence is MARIAVVGSLNMDLVVRLPRWPAPGETVLGERFLQVPGGKGANQAAAAAALGGHVALVGRVGRDAFGAALLENLRRFGVALEAVALDPEEATGVAVIGVEPGGENRIVVVPGANGRLRPEDLESPACAPLWEEAEVLLLQCEIPVETLLAAARLGRRHGLTVLLDPAPPVPLPDELWSYVDACLPNQVEAGVLTGRRVGDLTSARLAAADLLDRGLRWVAVKLGAQGVLVGEGSDFLHIAGLPVPTVDTTAAGDVFAGALAVGLTEGLAFAAAASFANRAAAISTTRAGAQSSIPRREEVGDPLRPLPRRE
- a CDS encoding BMP family ABC transporter substrate-binding protein codes for the protein MSSMRKWRRLGAALAAGSLLLLAGCGGSGSSGPSASGSGSQPASGTTSKPFKVALVVNGTLGDKGFFDSAAAGLQRAHDELGVDIKILQADPKNPQEWLQNLQSVSDGSYNLVITGSSQMKDNLTQVAKAAPNQKFVYFDDTVDLPNIANIIYKQNEGSYLAGVLAGLVTTDTKDFPLSKGSKVVGVVGGMDIPVINDFIVGFTQGVHSVDPGIRVLKSYVGDFSNPNKGYDQAKAMYDQGADIVYAVAGGSGLGVLKASADANRYSIGVDSDQNGLYPGHVLASMVKRVDNSLFDMIKAAKDGTLQYGGKVYPYGLTNQGVGLILDTKDVPASVQEQLKAAEQKVAGGQIQVQTVTGAGGQ
- a CDS encoding ABC transporter ATP-binding protein; amino-acid sequence: MSRSETAPPVVEMRRISKFFGDLAANLAVDFETRAGEVHALLGENGAGKTTLMNILFGMLEPDEGEIRVHGRPVRLQSPLDARRQRIGMVHQHFKLVPSLTVAENIFLGQERTRGPFVDLRRAREEVARLAERYGLAVDPAARVDRLSVGVRQRVEILKALSYDAEVLILDEPTAVLTPQETQELFRIVRGFAAMGKAVVFITHKLHEVKEVADRLTVMRQGRKVATMATGEASEDEIARLMVGRDVQMRVPKAPARPGEPVLEVRGLWGLSDQDRPAVRDVTFDVRRGEIVGIAGVEGNGQSELVEILAGLRPAAAGRILLLGRDVTRAGVAERRRAGLAHVPEDRMERGVSPRASVQENLAAGHYEASGLARHGLVDLRRLRSWAEELLRSYDVRGATLASPVASLSGGNIQKVVLAREIALQPELLIAAQPTRGLDVGATEFIHRNLVAERDRGRAILLVSAELSEVLSLSDRILVMYRGAIVGRFHAGEADEEELGLYMMGVKRQEGGDSDG
- a CDS encoding ABC transporter permease; its protein translation is MAEAGRGLARAGRLLAPLLQPLAAVLTALAAGVLIILAIGKDPVSAYQNFLVATFTSRVQFGNMLATATPLVFTGLAVALSFQAGVFNIGAEGQLYLGAFWAAVTAVRLAALPAPLAVLLSLLAGTLAGALWGLVPGWLRAYLRVNEVVATIMLNYVATLLTEYLVNNPFKDPTAGAPMTRMIPAQEWLGPLLPPSSAHWGLAVALAAVAGVAFLLQRTVWGQNLRFVGQNPRFAEYEGIPVRRMVLGAMLLSGAVAGLGGAVQVLGINHRFIQGFSPDFGFTGITVALLGRINPWGTAAAAFFYAVLINGASIMQQNTSVPYPLVSILQGVLVLFMTAEGVLWLGRRRRRAAPAAGAPGEQAGAAEGGVGS